A region of the Fusobacteria bacterium ZRK30 genome:
CCACCGGGGATAGTTATTTCTTTTTTTGTGAACTCTTTTAAAATAGGAGTATTTATATCAGCACAAGCTGAATAATCAAACTCCTGGGTAGTTATATCGAAATTTTTAGAGACTCCATAGAGAGCTCCAGCAGCTTTATAATCAATGGATTCAACAAAGGTCATCCATAGGTTATTGATAAGACCTTCTTTTTTATTTGTTGTTGTAATATGCTTTTCAATACCAAAACATTTTTGTTCCTTAAATTCTACATTTTCAAATTTCATCCTGCCTCCTAATTAACTATATATATTAAAATATCTTTCATTATAAATATACTCCCATTTATAAAAAATACCAAGAATAAATATTTTTG
Encoded here:
- a CDS encoding GyrI-like domain-containing protein, which codes for MKFENVEFKEQKCFGIEKHITTTNKKEGLINNLWMTFVESIDYKAAGALYGVSKNFDITTQEFDYSACADINTPILKEFTKKEITIPGGKYAKFSSKGIMNDKTIEKFYTDVFTFTMVGGEITPDMERGINSFELYDESYLGIDNPDSIYYLLIPIK